In Ferrigenium kumadai, the DNA window GCCATACAGCTTTTGCCGCCGCCCGAACTGGTGTGGCAATCCCTGCAGGATCTCTGGGACTCGGGCGACCTTAGCAGCAATCTGGCGGTCAGCCTCACACGCATAAGCTGGAGCGTGTTGGCTGGCAGCGCCATCGGCTGGCTGCTGGGATTTTCGATGGGCCTGTCGAAGACCGCTCGCGCTTACCTGTATCCGAGCTTCGAGGTGTTCTCGCAATTCCCGGTCGTCGGCTGGATTCCCATCCTGATCATTTTCCTGGGCATCGACGAGGAGCTGAAGATCGCCGCCATCTCCATCGCCGTCGTCGTGCCGGTGACGGTGGCGACTTACAAGGGCATCGTCAACATCCCGCGCAATCTGCTGGAGGTGGCGCAGGTGTACCACTTCAGCCGCCGCCAGGTGCTGTTGCGCGTGGTGCTGCCCGCCGCGCTGCCCAGCCTGTTCAGCGGCTTCCGCCAGGGCATCATGCAGGCATGGCTCGCATTGGTCTTCGTCGAACTGCTCGCTTCCAGCGAAGGCCTCGGCTACCTGATGGTGTGGGGACGGCAGTTGATGCAACTGGACCTGGTGTTCGTCGGCGTGATCGTGATCGGCATCGTCGGCGTCACGCTGGACCTTGTATTGCGCTGGCTGGAATCGAGCCTGCAAAGACGGCTGCATACCGCACATTAGAAGGGAACAAGAGAAATGAGCCTGATACACAACATCCGCAATCGCGATTGGCGCGGCGCGGCATTGCCCGCGGGGCTGCTCGCCGCGTGGTATGCCGTCACCGCGCTGGAATGGGTGAACACCAAACTGATCGTGCCGCCCGAGAAGGTCGTGCAAGTGGCGTACAAGTACGTGACGCACGGGAATTTCCTGGAAGCAGTGGCGGCTAGCCTGACGCGCGATCTCTCCGGCTTTGCGATCGGCAGCGCGGCCGGCATCCTGCTGGGCATCGTACTTGGACTGTCGCGCTGGACCGAGCGCATCGTCGGCCCGACTTTCAATACGCTGAAGCACATTTCGTTGTTCGCCTGGCTGCCGCTGATCTCGAGCTGGCTGGGCACCGGAAACAGCGCCAAGATCCTGTTCATCGCACTTTCTGCCTTTTACCCGGTGGCCATCAATACTTTTGAGGGAGTGCGAGGCATTCCGCGCACCCAGCTCGAAGTGGCGCGGGTATATGCCTTCACCCGCTGGCAATCCGTCACGCGACTGATCCTGCCCGCAGCTACGCCGCAGATACTCACCGGCCTGCATCTTGCGCTGATCTACGCGTGGATGGCGACCATCGGCGCCGAATTCCTGCTGGTCACCGCCGATCCCGGCCTGGGCGACACCGTCATCAAGGGACGGGCGGCGTTCAACGTGGAACTGATCGTGTTCGGCATGCTGATCATCGGTCTGGTCGGCGCATTCTTCAACCACATCGCGGCACGTATCGAAGCCAGGCTGTTGGTCTGGCGCGGCGACAAGGCTTAACCGCATTTCCATTCAATTCAGGAGAACATCGTCATGGCACATGCAGCCACACTCGAAATCAAAGGACTCAACAAGCAATACCAGGTGCGCGGCGAATCGTTGCCGGTTCTGGAAAACATCTCGCTCTCCATCAAGCCGGGCGAATTCGTCAGCATCGTCGGTTCCAGCGGTTGCGGAAAATCGACTTTGCTGAAACTGATCATCGGCCTGGAGGACGAATACCAAGGCGAGCTTCTGCTCGACGGCAACCGCATCGCGGGCACCAGCCTGGAGCGCGGCATCGTGTTTCAGGAACACCGCCTGTTTCCCTGGCTCACCGTGGAGCAAAACGTCGGCATCGGCTTGCTCAACAACACCAAACTCAGCGACGAGGAAAAACGCAGATCGGTGCAGGAACACATCGAACTGGTCGGCCTGAAGGACTTCGCCAAGGCCTATCCGTACCAGCTTTCCGGCGGCATGTCTCAGCGTGTGGCCATCGCTCGCGCCCTGGTCAACCGCCCGGAAGTGTTGCTACTGGAC includes these proteins:
- a CDS encoding ABC transporter permease, whose translation is MSNTTRSAFYWPTTPKWLQPMLLSACSFATRLSWGAAGLLLPLAILGLWKFAVIHEWIAIQLLPPPELVWQSLQDLWDSGDLSSNLAVSLTRISWSVLAGSAIGWLLGFSMGLSKTARAYLYPSFEVFSQFPVVGWIPILIIFLGIDEELKIAAISIAVVVPVTVATYKGIVNIPRNLLEVAQVYHFSRRQVLLRVVLPAALPSLFSGFRQGIMQAWLALVFVELLASSEGLGYLMVWGRQLMQLDLVFVGVIVIGIVGVTLDLVLRWLESSLQRRLHTAH
- a CDS encoding ABC transporter permease translates to MSLIHNIRNRDWRGAALPAGLLAAWYAVTALEWVNTKLIVPPEKVVQVAYKYVTHGNFLEAVAASLTRDLSGFAIGSAAGILLGIVLGLSRWTERIVGPTFNTLKHISLFAWLPLISSWLGTGNSAKILFIALSAFYPVAINTFEGVRGIPRTQLEVARVYAFTRWQSVTRLILPAATPQILTGLHLALIYAWMATIGAEFLLVTADPGLGDTVIKGRAAFNVELIVFGMLIIGLVGAFFNHIAARIEARLLVWRGDKA
- a CDS encoding ABC transporter ATP-binding protein, with product MAHAATLEIKGLNKQYQVRGESLPVLENISLSIKPGEFVSIVGSSGCGKSTLLKLIIGLEDEYQGELLLDGNRIAGTSLERGIVFQEHRLFPWLTVEQNVGIGLLNNTKLSDEEKRRSVQEHIELVGLKDFAKAYPYQLSGGMSQRVAIARALVNRPEVLLLDEPFGALDAFTRTYLQQELQHIWEKEGITMILVTHDVEEAVYLGDRVVVMQPRPGRIKRIVDVPLARERNRSSAEFSAIKEEVLREFSATEDARTEPVAAPAEEDAYQPDHRLSYQA